The following DNA comes from Bacteroidales bacterium.
GAAATTGTGCTGCTTGTTCACCAGGGAATCCTTCGGGAACTGCTTTTTGGCTTCTTCAATGCGCTCCCACGCTTTGTCAACCTCCCCCCTTTTGTAGTAATAGTAGGTGCTGTTCACCCAGACCTTGCTTTCCTTGGGATGGTCGGCCAGGTAGGTATCGAGGTAGGAGATGATCCTGTCATATTCCTTTTTTTTATCGAGGAGGTTGACCATCACGTTGATATTCTTCAGATGGTTGGGTTTGAGGTCATACATCCGTTCCGCGTAAAAAAGGACGCTGTCGGGCTGCTCGAGCTTGTTGAATCCCATCGACAGGAAATATTCGCGGCGGCCGTCCCAGGGACTGGCCTGGTCGGCCTTCAGCAGGGCAATGGCCTCTTCATTTCTGCCTTCATTCAAAAGGTACCTGGCTTTGACGTTGGATTGAGTTTCAGCAAAACCGACGATGGATGGGATGGGGGTAAATCCATTGACGATCTTATCGGCCGGAGTTTTCAGCTTGCCTCCCTTGATCTCCTGGTAGGCAATGCGCTGGATCCTTGAAGATTTGAAGTTCAGGTAGAAGACATACGAAGAGGCGATCAGCGCAAGGATGGCTACACCCGAAAGCGACCATAAAAGCCCGTGCTGCATCTTTCCGGGAGCGGCTTCCGGTGCCGGATCCGCTCCTCGTCTTTTCAGCTGCGCGATCACGGTGATCCCCGTTGCCACAAAGAAGGCGAACAGCAACAGGATCTCCGGCCGGTCGGCCGGGAAGTTGAAAAAGGCATCCACCGAATAAAAGGCAATGCCGGAAGCGGCCAGGAAAAGCCAGCGGAACAGGTCGTCGCGGTCGTCCCTGGCAGAAAAGAACATCTTCAGGAAGGCCCAGGCGATCAGCGCAAAAATGGCCAGAAAACACAACCCTCCAATGAAGCCAGTTTCTGCAGCGGTTTCAATGAAATCATTGTGTGCCTTGTACATATAGATGAAATCGTCGGACTTCTGATTCTCGTATTTCAGCTCAACCACCTTCCAGTTGCCGCTACCCACACCGAACAGTGGTTTTTCCTTCAGCATGTGCCACGACCACTTCCAGGCGTTGATACGCTTGCTCGACGAGCCCTCGAAGGTGCCGATCGTGGCCAGCTGCTCCCCGACACCCTGTGTATACCGGCTCTCCTTGTTTTTGGGATAGAGCAGCTCGCGGGTGCCCGAGAATGCCAGGTACGATATGCCCAGGGCGAGCACGTACGCACCCGCCATCCACAGGTATTTTTTTTGTTTGCCCCGCAAATAAACGATCAGCAGGTAGGCCAGCACGACCACCGACAAGACGATCAGGCCCAGGTAGAACGCACGGGTGGCCATGAAAAAGACCGCTGCGACACCCACCACCAGCCCGAGCCACCCCAGCGCCTTCAGCCATTTTTTGCTGAACAGCATCAGCCACAGGGCAAAGGGCAGCTTCACAAAGATGGCCGAGGCCAGGATGTTCTTGTTGCTGTAAATGGTCTTGATATCCAGTACCGACTTTATTTTCCCCTGTATGAACTCGTGGATATGGTAAAATACGGTGATGGAATCGTAGATGAGCATCCCGGTGAAGACAAGTACGATCCATGTCAGGTATCGCGGATCGTGCATCAGGATGACCGAAAGGATGAATGTTGCCGAAAAGACCGTGAACACCTTGGTGAACTGGAACAGCGACTCGGTCAGGTTGAGCGCGTTGAAGAACGAGAGCAGCGACGCCGCCAGAAAGCCTGCGTAAGCGATCCCCGGGCCTGTCTTGAAAAACAGGGCCATTGCCCCCGGTTGCCGCCTGATGTCACGCTGCGTGAACAGGGTGATGAATCCGGCCAGGTTCATCAGCGACAATGCCAAAAATTTAGGCGCATTGGTGTCGAACGTCGTGAGGTTGGGGGTGTAGGTGGGGATCAGGATGTAGGCAAGGACCACCACACCCAGCGGAATGTTGATGGGATTGGCCTTTGCCAGGGTTTTGGTGCCGGCCGGTCGTTTGGCTGTCTTATTTTTCATTGTTTGTCGAGTGCTTCGTAAACCGAATTGTTGCTGCGAAAATCAGGCACCATCTCTTTGAGCCTGCGTACCATCTCCACATCATCCCCCGATTTCCAGGCCGTTTCGATCTGTTCCATCTGCCGGACCACCAGATTAAGATCCACAGGACTCACTTTGGCGATCATGATGCGCGGGTGGTGGGTGGGGATGTTGTTCTCGGTGCTGTTCAGCAGCTCTTCGTAGAGTTTTTCGCCCGGCCGCAGGCCACAGTAAACGATTTGGATGTCCTTATCCGGTTGTAGGCCGGAGAGCCGGATCATGTGCCGGGCCAGGTCAACGATGCGCACCGGCTGTCCCATGTCGAACAGGTAGATCTCTCCCCCTTTGGCCATGGCGCCGGCTTCCAGCACCAGCTGACAGGCTTCGGGGATGGTCATGAAAAAGCGGGTGATCTCGGGATGCGTGACGGTAACGGGGCCGCCTTCTTCGATCTGCCGGCGGAACAGGGGGATGACCGAACCGTTGGAACCCAGCACGTTCCCGAACCGGGTGGTGATAAAGCGGGTATGATGTTCCTGGCGGTTGCCCAGGCTCTGGATGTAGATCTCCGCCGCGCGCTTGGTGGCGCCCATCACGCTGGAAGCCCTCACGGCCTTGTCGGTGGACACCATCACGAATTTGCCGGTCTGGTAACTGACGGCCAGGTCGGCCAGCAACCGCGTGCCGAAAACGTTCACCCGGATCGCCTCCCAGGGATTTTCTTCCATCATCGGCACGTGCTTGTAGGCTGCTGCGTGGTAGATCAGCTCCGGCCGGTACTGTTCGAAGATGCGTCCCATCCGGTGGGCGTCACTCACGTCGGCAATTATCACCCGGGCGATCCTGCTGAAATCCGTAAAGGTCTGCCTGAACCGCAGCGTCAGCTCGTGAAGCGGGGTTTCGGCCTGGTCCACCAGGATGATGCTCTTCACCTTCAGATGCATCAGCTGCCGGGCGATCTCACTGCCGATGCTTCCGGCAGCACCCGTCACCATCACCACCTTCCCCTGGTTTTCACCGGCTACCTGACTGTTCCTGAGTACGATCGGCTCACGCTGGAGCAGGTCCTCAATGCTGACATTCCTGATCTGCTTGGCCTGGATCTCACCATTGATCCAGGATTCAACGGGAGGGATGTCCTTGACGGTAACATTAAACTGAAGGCAGGCATCCACGATCTGCCGTTTTTTTACGGGATCGATCCTGTGAATGGCGATGATCACCTCGCTGACTTTCTTCTGTGCGAGATAGTGTGCATTGAGCACTTCCGGCCCGTTCACGGGGATGCCCTCCAGGCTCTTGCCGATCTTGCCGGGATTGTCGTCAATGAAACACACCACCTTGTAGTCGTTGTTCAGGTCGTTGATCAGCGCATCCTTGGTGAGGATCCCGGCTTTGCCGGCTCCATAGATCAGTACGTGGATGTTCTCGCTTCGCCCTTTCATCAGCCGGATCCAGACCAGCTTCGACAGCAGTCGCGTGAAGATCATCAAAAACAGGGTGATCAGGCCAAAGATGATGATGATGCTGAGGGGAAGGATTTGCTCAAACGGCCATCCGAACCGCTGGATGATGGTGTTGAGCAGCACCAGCGCGATGATGGTGAACAGCACCGCCCGGAAGATCCGGATCACATCGTTGGTGCTGGTGTGGCGGATGATCCCGACATAGGAGCGTGTGATGAGAAAGGCGGCCAGGGAAAAAAACACCACCACGGGAAGATAGGTGGAAAGTTTCCACTGATGGATGTAGGTCAGATCAAAATTGAAACGGATGATGTAAGCGGTGACCAGTGAAACCACCACGATCACAACATCGGATGCCAGCACCAGGTAACGTGATACGAACCGGTTTGAAAAATGAACCAGGAATCGTTGGATCATCGTAGTTTCAATAAGAAGGAACCGTGTCCCGGGTTGTCAGAACCATTGCCCTCAGGATACCCCTTACACCGCAAAACTACAAAAATGATTGAAAAAAGAACACCTTCCCTGGTTTTTATTGGGAACACAGTGGCATAAACCGTGGATCATACATTATTAATGACATGGGAGGACTGTATTTTATACATTATATATTATATACGGCCAATTATTTTATCAAGGCCGGGTATTTATTTTATCTTACCTGTCATTCAGTATTAAGACCGGTTCCATTCATTGATTCAAACATATTAACAATGATCATCCCCAACCTTTGGATTTGAACAATGGCCTGTTATTAAATATAATTTTTTATTCAGCTTTTTTTTTGGATATCGTATTTTTTTGTACTTATTTTGTCGGCAATTAGGACGATGACCGGAGAGGACGAAGAGGATCAGTCCATCACAGAGATTACGGCGGTGGAATATTTTTATAAAATATTGAACAAAT
Coding sequences within:
- a CDS encoding O-antigen ligase family protein, with amino-acid sequence MKNKTAKRPAGTKTLAKANPINIPLGVVVLAYILIPTYTPNLTTFDTNAPKFLALSLMNLAGFITLFTQRDIRRQPGAMALFFKTGPGIAYAGFLAASLLSFFNALNLTESLFQFTKVFTVFSATFILSVILMHDPRYLTWIVLVFTGMLIYDSITVFYHIHEFIQGKIKSVLDIKTIYSNKNILASAIFVKLPFALWLMLFSKKWLKALGWLGLVVGVAAVFFMATRAFYLGLIVLSVVVLAYLLIVYLRGKQKKYLWMAGAYVLALGISYLAFSGTRELLYPKNKESRYTQGVGEQLATIGTFEGSSSKRINAWKWSWHMLKEKPLFGVGSGNWKVVELKYENQKSDDFIYMYKAHNDFIETAAETGFIGGLCFLAIFALIAWAFLKMFFSARDDRDDLFRWLFLAASGIAFYSVDAFFNFPADRPEILLLFAFFVATGITVIAQLKRRGADPAPEAAPGKMQHGLLWSLSGVAILALIASSYVFYLNFKSSRIQRIAYQEIKGGKLKTPADKIVNGFTPIPSIVGFAETQSNVKARYLLNEGRNEEAIALLKADQASPWDGRREYFLSMGFNKLEQPDSVLFYAERMYDLKPNHLKNINVMVNLLDKKKEYDRIISYLDTYLADHPKESKVWVNSTYYYYKRGEVDKAWERIEEAKKQFPKDSLVNKQHNFIYDKKFVEPFREDYNKAVAEFNKKNYGAALPYLTRFLGNVPDHTNAMEFRAFTHYYLKNYLKCIEDIDRLLTLTDKAGLFNLRGICYRALNKMEDACRDFETAMKKGNPAGKSNYERFCKAKKPQ
- a CDS encoding nucleoside-diphosphate sugar epimerase/dehydratase, whose amino-acid sequence is MIQRFLVHFSNRFVSRYLVLASDVVIVVVSLVTAYIIRFNFDLTYIHQWKLSTYLPVVVFFSLAAFLITRSYVGIIRHTSTNDVIRIFRAVLFTIIALVLLNTIIQRFGWPFEQILPLSIIIIFGLITLFLMIFTRLLSKLVWIRLMKGRSENIHVLIYGAGKAGILTKDALINDLNNDYKVVCFIDDNPGKIGKSLEGIPVNGPEVLNAHYLAQKKVSEVIIAIHRIDPVKKRQIVDACLQFNVTVKDIPPVESWINGEIQAKQIRNVSIEDLLQREPIVLRNSQVAGENQGKVVMVTGAAGSIGSEIARQLMHLKVKSIILVDQAETPLHELTLRFRQTFTDFSRIARVIIADVSDAHRMGRIFEQYRPELIYHAAAYKHVPMMEENPWEAIRVNVFGTRLLADLAVSYQTGKFVMVSTDKAVRASSVMGATKRAAEIYIQSLGNRQEHHTRFITTRFGNVLGSNGSVIPLFRRQIEEGGPVTVTHPEITRFFMTIPEACQLVLEAGAMAKGGEIYLFDMGQPVRIVDLARHMIRLSGLQPDKDIQIVYCGLRPGEKLYEELLNSTENNIPTHHPRIMIAKVSPVDLNLVVRQMEQIETAWKSGDDVEMVRRLKEMVPDFRSNNSVYEALDKQ